The following proteins come from a genomic window of Musa acuminata AAA Group cultivar baxijiao chromosome BXJ1-7, Cavendish_Baxijiao_AAA, whole genome shotgun sequence:
- the LOC135581002 gene encoding uncharacterized protein LOC135581002 isoform X1 — MEKKRKILEQRERLDETLALPDLANEEYIKSLVKNQLLQSSSSHFEAGNIEQIIEKRTMEVSNFVEMLRSASEDERKAKAHGTSHNDWKVKQDTDQLRVMYREGPHGTPFHTLLAEGYADGPIDVCLCVSWETTLYSKWWPQYNLPTFKIIMSTCLQKVQTGEEISLVRVKVPWPVSDREALLHYFEIEYLNEDLILVLINTISDSEKIEVSTDDFNRNEVPKAIRIDLVGGFVLQKVDHSRCYFRAITNMDIKLDFVPPSLINFISRQLIGNGHKLYQKAVGTVATTDQDYRQALEGPMYARIREGMNTKHKTKTDVVGLDEEKYEGTLPKEHIGETATEVQSIIDSRYVSEIVEEETEHSTLSSTKQQDLITKRVYISPEVEVALGILDNAISILRKKGSPNNQLDCLSVDEGLPTYEAALEASETKSSTRNSSDNTKTSAFGNKLTVLGPETADSSSSHIKPTQSAISMTKPPLLESMNKVCDEETLKANGFHDKSLKSGKSKHSRNKWFCCSIR; from the exons atggagaagaaaaggaagattttggAGCAGAGAGAGAGGCTGGATGAAACTCTAGCTTTGCCTGACCTTGCAAATGAAGAGTATATCAAGTCGCTCGTCAAGAATCAACTTCTGCAGTCATCCTCATCCCACTTTGAAG CAGGAAACATCGAACAAATTATAGAAAAGCGTACAATGGAAGTTTCTAATTTTGTTGAGATGCTACGGAGTGCCTCTGAAGATGAAAGGAAGGCTAAAGCACATGGGACATCACATAATGATTGGAAG GTAAAACAAGACACAGACCAGCTCCGGGTCATGTATCGGGAAGGCCCCCATGGAACTCCATTTCATACTCTACTTGCCGAGGGATATGCTGATGGACCTATTGATGTCT GTTTATGTGTTTCATGGGAGACAACCCTCTATAGTAAATG GTGGCCTCAATACAACCTGCCAACTTTTAAGATTATTATGTCCACCTGCTTGCAGAAAGTTCAAACAGGTGAAGAGATCTCTTTAGTAAG GGTGAAAGTTCCTTGGCCAGTTTCAGATAGGGAGGCACTTCTACATTACTTTGAGATCGAATATCTAAACGAGGATCTCATCCTTGTACTTATTAACACG ATTTCAGACTCAGAGAAGATAGAGGTTAGCACTGACGACTTCAACAGGAATGAAGTTCCCAAAGCTATCCGTATAGATTTGGTCGGTGGTTTTGTCTTGCAAAAAGTTGATCATAGCAGATGTTATTTCAG GGCAATAACAAATATGGATATCAAGCTGGATTTCGTGCCTCCATCCCTTATCAATTTCATTTCAAGGCAGCTAATCGGCAATGGGCATAAGCTATATCAAAAA GCAGTTGGTACAGTGGCAACCACTGACCAGGATTACCGACAAGCTTTAGAAGGGCCTATGTATGCTAGAATTCGTGAAGGAATGAATACCAAACACAAGACCAAAACTGATGTAGTTGGCTTGGATGAGGAAAAATATGAAGGTACTCTCCCCAAGGAACACATCGGTGAAACTGCAACTGAAGTTCAATCAATTATAGACAGCAGATATGTCAGTGAAATTGTGGAAGAGGAGACAGAACACAGCACACTCTCAAGTACTAAACAGCAAGATCTCATCACAAAAAGAGTTTATATCAGCCCAGAGGTGGAAGTTGCTCTGGGCATCTTGGACAATGCCATTTCTATACTTCGTAAGAAAGGTTCACCGAACAACCAATTGGACTGCTTGTCAGTTGATGAAGGGTTGCCCACTTATGAAGCAGCTCTAGAGGCTTCTGAGACCAAATCATCCACTAGAAATTCCAG TGATAACACAAAGACATCTGCATTCGGAAATAAGCTCACAGTTTTGGGCCCAGAGACAGCTGATTCAAGTTCTTCCCATATTAAGCCGACACAAAGTGCTATTAGTATGACAAAGCCTCCATTGTTAGAGAGCATGAACAAGGTCTGCGATGAAGAGACCCTCAAAGCCAATGGTTTTCATGACAAAAGCCTTAAAAGTGGCAAGTCAAAGCACTCTAGGAATAAGTGGTTTTGTTGCTCGATTCGCTAA
- the LOC135581002 gene encoding uncharacterized protein LOC135581002 isoform X2 gives MEKKRKILEQRERLDETLALPDLANEEYIKSLVKNQLLQSSSSHFEGNIEQIIEKRTMEVSNFVEMLRSASEDERKAKAHGTSHNDWKVKQDTDQLRVMYREGPHGTPFHTLLAEGYADGPIDVCLCVSWETTLYSKWWPQYNLPTFKIIMSTCLQKVQTGEEISLVRVKVPWPVSDREALLHYFEIEYLNEDLILVLINTISDSEKIEVSTDDFNRNEVPKAIRIDLVGGFVLQKVDHSRCYFRAITNMDIKLDFVPPSLINFISRQLIGNGHKLYQKAVGTVATTDQDYRQALEGPMYARIREGMNTKHKTKTDVVGLDEEKYEGTLPKEHIGETATEVQSIIDSRYVSEIVEEETEHSTLSSTKQQDLITKRVYISPEVEVALGILDNAISILRKKGSPNNQLDCLSVDEGLPTYEAALEASETKSSTRNSSDNTKTSAFGNKLTVLGPETADSSSSHIKPTQSAISMTKPPLLESMNKVCDEETLKANGFHDKSLKSGKSKHSRNKWFCCSIR, from the exons atggagaagaaaaggaagattttggAGCAGAGAGAGAGGCTGGATGAAACTCTAGCTTTGCCTGACCTTGCAAATGAAGAGTATATCAAGTCGCTCGTCAAGAATCAACTTCTGCAGTCATCCTCATCCCACTTTGAAG GAAACATCGAACAAATTATAGAAAAGCGTACAATGGAAGTTTCTAATTTTGTTGAGATGCTACGGAGTGCCTCTGAAGATGAAAGGAAGGCTAAAGCACATGGGACATCACATAATGATTGGAAG GTAAAACAAGACACAGACCAGCTCCGGGTCATGTATCGGGAAGGCCCCCATGGAACTCCATTTCATACTCTACTTGCCGAGGGATATGCTGATGGACCTATTGATGTCT GTTTATGTGTTTCATGGGAGACAACCCTCTATAGTAAATG GTGGCCTCAATACAACCTGCCAACTTTTAAGATTATTATGTCCACCTGCTTGCAGAAAGTTCAAACAGGTGAAGAGATCTCTTTAGTAAG GGTGAAAGTTCCTTGGCCAGTTTCAGATAGGGAGGCACTTCTACATTACTTTGAGATCGAATATCTAAACGAGGATCTCATCCTTGTACTTATTAACACG ATTTCAGACTCAGAGAAGATAGAGGTTAGCACTGACGACTTCAACAGGAATGAAGTTCCCAAAGCTATCCGTATAGATTTGGTCGGTGGTTTTGTCTTGCAAAAAGTTGATCATAGCAGATGTTATTTCAG GGCAATAACAAATATGGATATCAAGCTGGATTTCGTGCCTCCATCCCTTATCAATTTCATTTCAAGGCAGCTAATCGGCAATGGGCATAAGCTATATCAAAAA GCAGTTGGTACAGTGGCAACCACTGACCAGGATTACCGACAAGCTTTAGAAGGGCCTATGTATGCTAGAATTCGTGAAGGAATGAATACCAAACACAAGACCAAAACTGATGTAGTTGGCTTGGATGAGGAAAAATATGAAGGTACTCTCCCCAAGGAACACATCGGTGAAACTGCAACTGAAGTTCAATCAATTATAGACAGCAGATATGTCAGTGAAATTGTGGAAGAGGAGACAGAACACAGCACACTCTCAAGTACTAAACAGCAAGATCTCATCACAAAAAGAGTTTATATCAGCCCAGAGGTGGAAGTTGCTCTGGGCATCTTGGACAATGCCATTTCTATACTTCGTAAGAAAGGTTCACCGAACAACCAATTGGACTGCTTGTCAGTTGATGAAGGGTTGCCCACTTATGAAGCAGCTCTAGAGGCTTCTGAGACCAAATCATCCACTAGAAATTCCAG TGATAACACAAAGACATCTGCATTCGGAAATAAGCTCACAGTTTTGGGCCCAGAGACAGCTGATTCAAGTTCTTCCCATATTAAGCCGACACAAAGTGCTATTAGTATGACAAAGCCTCCATTGTTAGAGAGCATGAACAAGGTCTGCGATGAAGAGACCCTCAAAGCCAATGGTTTTCATGACAAAAGCCTTAAAAGTGGCAAGTCAAAGCACTCTAGGAATAAGTGGTTTTGTTGCTCGATTCGCTAA